GCAGCTGGGAGAGATCGTGGAGCACGTCCTCGTAGCCCACATCGGGGTTCTGCTGGCGGAGCTTGCGCAACAAGAGGCTCTCCAGGACCAGCGCCAGGAAGCAGACCATGACGTGCCCCCGGACTCGCCGCTCCGTCCAGTGGAACATGGGCCGCAGGTCCAAGGCGGACTTGAGGGTGCGGAAGGCGCGCTCGACCCGCCAGAGGTCCTTGTACGCCCGCACCACGGCCTCCGGGTCGAGGTCGGTGTTGGTCCGCAGCAGGTACTTCCCATCGTAGCGGGCGGCCCGTTTCACAGCGTCCGCGTCAACCACCAACGCACCCTGGGGCAGGGCCTTGAGGTAACGGGCCACGAGGCGGTTCCGCAGGAGATCCTTGGCTTGGCCGCGCTCGATCCGCTGCTTCAGGTGCGCGAGGACCGCCTCCCGGGCGTGGCGGTCGTGCTCGGCCTGGAGGGGATTGTGGCAGAGGATGTAGCGCTGGCCCTGGTGGATCACCTGCTTGATGCGGAGCTGCTCGTCGATCACGCGGTAGCGCCCTGGCTGGCTCAGCACGGCCTCGGCCTCGCGGTGGCGCCGCAAGGGCATGACGACGATGTACTCCATGCCGGCTTCCTCGATGGCGTGCAGGATCCGGCGGCTGACCATGCCCCGGTCGGCGACGAAGATCACCCGGCGTAGGTGGAAACGCCTCTTGAGCGCGTCAAGGACGGTCTCCACCGTGGCCTTGTCGGCGGTGTCGCCCGGGAAACCTCGTGAGCAATGGGGTAGCCGTCCCGGGTCATGAGCACGCCGACCACCAGCTGGGGGCGGTCCGGGCGCTTGTCGCGGGAATAGCCGTAGGCGGCCAAGCCCTCCGGCCCGCGGCCTTCGAAGTAGGTGGATGTGGCATCCCACATCACCACGTCGACCTCGGTCCAGAACAGGTCGCGGGCCCGGGCGAAGAGGCGGTCTTCGAGGGCTTCCTTATGCTCGGCCAGGACGTCCAGCGCCCGGTAGTAGTGATGCAGCTCCAGCTGCTCGGCCTGGGGCCGGTAGACGCCCTGCAGCCACTGCCGGACGAGTCCGCGTTTGGAGCAGGGGTCGGTGAGGCGGTTGAGCACCATGGTGAAGACGGCCTCGGCCACGTCGAAGGCCAGCTGGCGATCCTCCAGCAGGGCCGCGAAGGCCTTGTCCAGTTCAGCTTCGCGCCACAGCCGTTCGAAGATCAGCGCCGGTCCCCACTGCTTGGACCAGCGGACGTTCAAGCGCTCGGCTTGTTCCTCCAGCCGACGCCAGGTGTTCTGGGAGAAGCGGGCTAGGTTCTCGATGAGGGCATCGAGGCGGCCGTCCTGAAGGTCCTCCAGCCGGCCCAGGGTGGCGACCACCCGCTGGCGGACGCGGCCGCCCTGGCGCACGCTCTCGACGAGTTGGAGGTAGGTGCGGGTGGAGCCGTCTTTGTTCTTGAAGGTCTTCTGGCGGAAACATGGCACAACCATCATAGCATGCTCGTGCTTACCATACAAGTGTTTCACGAATACACGTGGCACTACACTTTTGACCCCAAAGAACCGCCGCCCCATGGAAACCCCTTGATTCATGCGGGTTCCTGGGGCGGCGTGGCACCGAGAAGGGCCGTCAACTGTCAAACCC
The sequence above is drawn from the Thermaerobacter sp. FW80 genome and encodes:
- a CDS encoding IS1634 family transposase encodes the protein METVLDALKRRFHLRRVIFVADRGMVSRRILHAIEEAGMEYIVVMPLRRHREAEAVLSQPGRYRVIDEQLRIKQVIHQGQRYILCHNPLQAEHDRHAREAVLAHLKQRIERGQAKDLLRNRLVARYLKALPQGALVVDADAVKRAARYDGKYLLRTNTDLDPEAVVRAYKDLWRVERAFRTLKSALDLRPMFHWTERRVRGHVMVCFLALVLESLLLRKLRQQNPDVGYEDVLHDLSQLHAVAVELDGEAYLTRTELVGQAYEAFKAVGLRPPLGCSRCHVPRRPPPGSVVVRSPRVPKKAFCLKGSQGSRCQSRVKEGSEKLLCFFGKDWQDAKRKTPMETIPKPGPVHHVGTVGSAAELLR